The Styela clava chromosome 13, kaStyClav1.hap1.2, whole genome shotgun sequence genome has a window encoding:
- the LOC120333139 gene encoding uncharacterized protein LOC120333139 produces the protein MTRMPEKLRIQKYSHYATNSPLKPTRDDIFKAAMKERRQNDRAEFVLDGVREHTKHASVIPSYNAFNDRHSQVYFRSPRVQAMLRKVEEIEKNQNSAEGIENFKLSTRQRIPHTPYKEAITRKESRFVIDCVRTDTLKSKRKPVIPSYNAIEDEHSQSYFKKKSVRQLVKRTLNMKI, from the exons ATGACTCGAATGCCTGAAAAACTTCGGATTCAAAAATATTCGCATTACGCAACGAACTCGCCTTTGAAACCAACAAGGGACGATATTTTCAAAGCCGCGATGAAAGAAAGAAGACAAAATGATAG GGCGGAGTTTGTTCTTGACGGTGTTCGAGAACATACAAAGCATGCTTCAGTGATTCCTTCATACAACGCTTTTAATGATCGCCACTCTCAAGTTTATTTCCGATCACCCCGAGTTCAAGCAATGCTCAGAAAAGTCGAAGAAATAGAAAAG AATCAAAATTCAGCTGAaggtattgaaaattttaaactcTCAACAAGACAAAGAATTCCTCACACGCCATACAAAGAGGCTATTACACGTAAGGAATCAAG aTTTGTTATTGATTGCGTTCGTACTGACACACTTAAATCAAAAAGAAAACCAGTCATACCTTCTTATAACGCCATTGAAGATGAACATTCTCAAagctattttaaaaaaaagagTGTTAGACAACTTGTGAAACGAACtctcaatatgaaaatataa
- the LOC120332880 gene encoding uncharacterized protein LOC120332880, with protein sequence MLPLKLLPIWNITTLHGGVTTLESCKLLKIFVALTRKWQLKIIILPCFCDAVKYTGDSWKNERTFYDNLMVVILMTRDTEEMWFESIRKQLLSFNGLHCYYYQLLSPTWRRFWEFARACNVAFGLEQYNFMYFGEKDPPKLPFMLAYKKHNAHVTQSCPKDRLLIYNCKSGWKPLCKFLGKDVPRKDFPWINKKSELANMIWEMPMFKKAKIEMLTNATLLFASVICAGYYFVKYS encoded by the exons ATGCTTCCTCTAAAGTTGCTACCAATATGGAATATAACGACTCTGCATGGGGGTGTCACAACTTTGGAAAGCTGTAAACTGTTAAAAATTTTCGTAGCTTTAACAAGGAAATGGcagttaaaaataattatacttCCCTGTTTTTGTGACGCCGTAAAATATACTGGAGATTCCTGGAAGAACGAAAGAACATTTTATGACAACTTAATGGTA GTAATACTAATGACTAGGGATACCGAAGAAATGTGGTTTGAAAGTATTAGAAAACAGCTGCTTTCATTTAATGGATTGCATTGTTACTACTACCAACTGCTTTCGCCGACCTGGAGAAGATTTTGGGAATTTGCAAGAGCAT GTAACGTTGCTTTTGGACTAGaacaatataattttatgtaCTTTGGAGAGAAAGACCCCCCGAAACTTCCTTTTATGCTGGCGTATAAAAAGCACAATGCGCATGTAACTCAG AGCTGCCCGAAAGATCGTCTTTTAATTTACAACTGCAAGAGTGGATGGAAACCTTTGTGTAAATTTCTTGGAAAGGACGTACCAAGAAAAGATTTCCCTTGGATAAACAAAAAAAGTGAATTAGCTAACATGATTTGGGAAATGCCAATGTTCAAGAAAGCCAAAATTGAAATGTTAACAAATGCTACCTTGTTGTTTGCTAGTGTTATATGTGCTGGAtattactttgtaaaatatagtTGA